Within the Macaca nemestrina isolate mMacNem1 chromosome 5, mMacNem.hap1, whole genome shotgun sequence genome, the region CATTACATTGTACCAATGCACAGAATCTCTAAAATCCTTCTTTCGCGTTATggctttactatttttttttaaggtaaactTAAAAAGTAGTAGATTGATTTTATTCTTAGTTTCTGTCCCTCTCTTTTTTACCCAATCCCTTGTAAAAATGCTGCAAAGGTTTTTGGGCTTGGCAGAAACAGAAActttggaaagattttttttacaaGTTACATTTACTTATTATTAGCATTTAATTTACAGGTTACATTACTCTAGAGGGGGAGTTAATAGCTTGAGTTTTATCTTCTGTCTTGGTGGGTTTAGCACGCTGAAGACGCCCATGGTGCTGACTCCCGCGCGTCCCACCCTGAGTAAACCCGGAGCCTCGAGGGCTGCAGAAACGCGTCCGCCAGGCGTCTCCTGCCCCAGAAGAGGAGGCCGCATGGATGCGGCTTTTTTTCCAGAGACCCGGCCCCGCCCAGCCGCCCCGCAAGCCAAGATCAGGGAACCCCTTCCTTGGGTGGGGTAGGGGGGCGCCTCCGGCCAAAGCGTGGATTGCCGTCTGGCGTCCCCGCAGCCATCCGGATGCTCGCGAGGACCGTGGCCTGTTTGGCACAAGAGCCCCACTGCCTCCCCGTTCGGGGCTTGCTGGGGACCGGCAATCTGGGCGATGCTGGTGTCCCCTGAGCCTCTCAGTTTTCACCCACCTTCTGCAATCTCCCTGAAAGCTTAGTTGACTCTTGACACACCGCACTGGAGGCGGGGTGTGTGTAGGTGAACTCCGTGTGTGGTGGGTGCTATTGCTAAGTGTTGCCACTGCGGCCGCTTTCGCTCCTAGGTGGCCGCGGTCGGAAGGTGGGTGACCCCGCACCCGAGCGGCCGGGGACCGACTGACTCTCTTCCGCGCGGCGCTCGCTACACTTACGGGATCCGAGGCGGGATCTCCTCCATCGATTTGAAACGCCCGGTCCACAGCAGGATTTTCTTGTCGAACTGCGAAGGCCGGCGCTGCGCGGGAACTCGGTGAATCTCCCCTGCAGCGAAAGGAAACCAGATGGACGAGGGAACTGACTGACCGGCACAGAGGACCAGGGCGCCCTCAAACCGACTCCCGGGCCGGCCCCTGGCTGCCCTCCCGCAACCTCCCCGCTCCCAGGACCTCCCCGTCCGAGCCCTGGCTCACCGTGACCTTGGGGCCCAGAATTGCTGGGGGCCCCGCCGCTGGAGTAGCAGGGGAGACCCCGGGGCGGAAGAGCCTGTGCGGGCCGCGGCGTGGCCGGGGCCGCAGCGGACTGTTAGCCCGCGGCCGAGGCGCAGTACGCTCCCGACTGCCCTGAGCATGCTGCCCGCTTTTCCCGCGCCGCACCCGCACCTCCGGACCCAGCCACAGGCGTTCTCCCCGCAGCTCTCCTTGTCCCGCCCTGCAGCGCTCCGGAGAGCCTGGGACATGCAGCTGGAACCCCTGGCGCTCGCACACTCAGTTCGCTGTCCCCGTCTCCGCCCCCGGCTAGCGACCCCGGATCAGGGCGTCAAGGCCCTAGGGGCTGGTTCCTCCGGAAGTCAGCCTGCCTCCGTTTGAAACAGGCTCACCACCCCCTGAGACAGTGCGTGCAGCtccttttaaattctttgtattGAGTAGAAATGTGTTTCCGCTAGGCTTTTAGCCTTTGAGTCCATCGTTTGTTCCCCAGGAGAATAAATCTAAATCCTCTCCTCCAGGAAGAGACAACAATCCTCCAAGTGCAGGAAATGAAGACATTTCCCAGTAAGTGTAAGGGCACTCCACGAACTTCTGGATGAGATTTCTTGAAGTTAGCTCCTCACttcatcctctcccacccccataccttttctctttcctatgGAAAACAACTCAGTTCCTCCAACtgtctttctctatcttttcttcttttcagagaCAGCcgctggctctgtcactcaggctggagtgcagtggcatgctgatagctcactgtaacctcgaactcctggactcaagtagtcctcccgccttagcctccagagtagctagggcTTTGGTCGTGCGCCACCAAgctccactattttttttttttttttaagagataggatctcactatgttgcccagaccgttctccaactcctggcctcaagctatccgctggactctgcctcccaaagcaccgggattaccggcatgagccgccatgccagCCTCCTACCTCTTCATCTCAACCCACAAACTCTCCACACTCTCTTCAACATGTGCCTTTCTTCTGTTATCTTCCACCATCTCCTCTATGCTAAAAGGTAGAAGAATCTATTATTTTCAGGCATTGAATGGTAACAGGGATTCAGATTCAGTGATGGGAGAGAAGCGTTGTACAAGCAATTTACTGATCTTGTTCCACAGACAACAGACCTCCTGCCAAGTCAAAGTGCTCATCAGCCCAGCACCAGGCCCAGCTCACCCTCCTCTCCTGTCACTGCCTGTGAGGTTCCCTCCTTATCTAGACACTGCTTTACGCTTGTTGGatttctagatatttttcttcctaaCTAG harbors:
- the LOC105465479 gene encoding LOW QUALITY PROTEIN: protein FAM162B (The sequence of the model RefSeq protein was modified relative to this genomic sequence to represent the inferred CDS: inserted 4 bases in 2 codons), which codes for MPGFQLHVPGSPERXAGRDKESCGENACGWVRRCGCGAGKAGSMLRAVGSVLRLGRGLTVRCGPGXTPRPAQALPPRGLPCYSSGGAPSNSGPQGHGEIHRVPAQRRPSQFDKKILLWTGRFKSMEEIPPRIPPEMIVTARNKARVKACYIMIGLTIIACFAVIGSAKR